CATGTCGCGCCGTTCCATGCCTCGGAGCATTTCGGCGCTGAGGGCCAGTTGATCCGGCGCATCGACACGGTGCCGGAGCCTTATCCGCTGAGCTATGTCCCGACCATGGTCTTCACCCAGCCGCCGGTCGAGGCGGCGCTGCGCGCCCATGCGCGGGCCTATGACGGCATCGAGGTTTCGCTGGGGACCGAACTCGTCGATCTCACGCAGTCCGACCATCACGTGACCCTGACCCTGCGGGCGGATGACGGCACCATGCGGACGGTCACGGCCGACTATGTCATCGGCTGCGACGGCGCCTCGAGCGGCATTCGCGAGCGCCTGGGCATCCCGCTCGACGACCTCGTTTTCGACGAGCCCTGGCTTGTGGTCGATGTGCTGGTGGACGATGTGGCGCTGACCAAGCTGCCGCAGACGGCGGCGCAGTTCTGCGACCCGAAGCGTCCGACGAGCTTCATCATCGGACCGGGCAACCATCGGCGCTGGGAGATCATGCTTCTGCCCGGCGAGGATCCGCGCGCCGCGCAAACGCCTGAGCGGGTCTGGGATCTGCTGGCGCGCTGGCTGACGCCGGAGGACGGGACGCTTTGGCGCGCGGCCAGCTACCGGTTCCACGCGCTCGTGGCGCAACGCTGGCGTGTGGGGCGTGTCTTCATCGCGGGCGATGCGGCGCACCAGCAGCCGCCCTTTATCGGGCAGGGCATGTGCCAGGGCGTTCGCGACGTCGCCAACCTGATCTGGAAGCTCGCCCGCGTGATCGAGGGCAGCTCTGGCGGGGCTTTGCTCGACAGCTATGAGCCCGAGCGCAGCCGCCATGTCCGCGAGTTGACGACCCGGATCAAGGCGATCGGCCAGGTGATCTGCGAACGCGATCCGGTCGCTGCGCGCGAACGTGACGCCCGCATCCTCGCCGAGGGCGGCGGCCAGCCGCGCACCATCACACGACAGGAGATCGTCCCGCCACTGGCGACCGGCCTGCTCACGCAGCAGGACGATCCGGGCCGAGGCAAGCTGTTCCCGCAGCCCTGGGTAACGACGCAGCAGGGACGCGCCCGGCTCGACACCGTTGCGGGCGGGGGCTTTCGGCTGGTGATCGAGGCTGCGCTGGCGGCGCGGTTGTCACCGGGCATGCTCGCAAGCATCCACTCATGCGGCCTGCGGTTGGTCGTGCTGTCGCGCCTCGGTGAGCAACCTCTGCCAGGCGCCGACGTCACGGTCGAGGAATGCGATGGCGTGCTGCGAGCCTGGTTCGCCGCCTCCGGGCGCGCCGCCGCGGTCGTCCGGCCGGATCATTATGTCTTCGGCACCGCCGCCGCCGAAACCGAAATGGCTGCGCTTCTCGACGAACTCGAATCCGGCCTTGCTCCCCTGCATCCAGCCCCGATGGGGGCACAAACCGCACCCGCCCTTCTCTGAGAGGACATGTCTTCATGCGTTTCGCGACTTTCCAACTTCAAGGCGCCCCGAGCTGGGGCATGATCGACGGCGAGGAGGCGGTCGATCTCGGCGCCGTGCTCGGCGAGCGTTACCCCGACCTCAAGAGCGTCATCGCCGCCGATGCGCTGGCCGAAGCGGCTGAGGCCGCGGCCCGGGCGCCCCGGCATCCGCTTTCGGCCATCGGCTGGCTGCCGGTTCTGCCCAACCCGGACAAGATTCTCTGCGTCGGGCTGAACTACGAGATGCACCGCAAGGAGACCGGCCGCGCCGTGGTCGAGAAT
Above is a genomic segment from Bosea sp. NBC_00550 containing:
- a CDS encoding bifunctional 3-(3-hydroxy-phenyl)propionate/3-hydroxycinnamic acid hydroxylase — encoded protein: MSQADLPNPDHYQVVVVGFGPSGAVAASLLGHHGIRSLVIDKQREVYDKPRAIAIDHEIMRLFDNLGVAGQVLPHVAPFHASEHFGAEGQLIRRIDTVPEPYPLSYVPTMVFTQPPVEAALRAHARAYDGIEVSLGTELVDLTQSDHHVTLTLRADDGTMRTVTADYVIGCDGASSGIRERLGIPLDDLVFDEPWLVVDVLVDDVALTKLPQTAAQFCDPKRPTSFIIGPGNHRRWEIMLLPGEDPRAAQTPERVWDLLARWLTPEDGTLWRAASYRFHALVAQRWRVGRVFIAGDAAHQQPPFIGQGMCQGVRDVANLIWKLARVIEGSSGGALLDSYEPERSRHVRELTTRIKAIGQVICERDPVAARERDARILAEGGGQPRTITRQEIVPPLATGLLTQQDDPGRGKLFPQPWVTTQQGRARLDTVAGGGFRLVIEAALAARLSPGMLASIHSCGLRLVVLSRLGEQPLPGADVTVEECDGVLRAWFAASGRAAAVVRPDHYVFGTAAAETEMAALLDELESGLAPLHPAPMGAQTAPALL